From the Pomacea canaliculata isolate SZHN2017 linkage group LG14, ASM307304v1, whole genome shotgun sequence genome, one window contains:
- the LOC112555891 gene encoding uncharacterized protein LOC112555891, with protein MEMFPRVWFLVILCGLSRADAGCEEEQDALIKCIEGYDVSEALSTEEIDKMCSDTRYLLDCVRVARGSCPNMALLGDEEFAAAVDNMGLVYNTYCAATTTTEAPFLNDQQKICSDPWEAITDCNQLMAGVPPGDLKVMCSQKGNEYLQCLDNIVASCDQLHKLPFDLQSAVNTTRELLARECPGRQKVDACEEKSVEAEYACAGHLTDSTSDDIYCVGLSLYVDCLKHHLSTCPNSRMLQSGLLQFDIHC; from the exons ATGGAAATGTTCCCGAGAGTTTGGTTTCTGGTCATCCTGTGTGGACTTTCAC GTGCAGATGCCGGATGTGAGGAGGAGCAAGATGCTCTGATTAAATGCATCGAAGGATATGACGTCAGCGAAGCTCTTTCGACCGAGGAGATTGATAAGATGTGCAG cgacACTCGGTATCTTCTAGACTGTGTCCGAGTTGCCAGAGGGTCGTGCCCAAACATGGCGTTGCTAGGAGACGAGGAATTTGCAGCTGCCGTGGACAACATGGGGCTGGTGTACAATACATACTGCGCCG CCACGACAACTACTGAAGCACCTTTTCTGAACGACCAGCAGAAGATTTGCAGCGACCCCTGGGAGGCAATCACAGACTGCAACCAGCTGATGGCGGGGGTTCCTCCTGGTGACCTGAAGGTTATGTGCAG CCAAAAGGGCAACGAGTATTTACAGTGTCTTGACAACATTGTAGCAAGCTGTGACCAACTGCACAAGCTGCCCTTTGACCTTCAGAGCGCCGTGAACACCACGCGAGAACTCTTAGCAAGGGAGT GTCCAGGAAGACAGAAGGTAGATGCGTGTGAAGAAAAGAGTGTTGAAGCCGAGTACGCATGCGCTGGCCACTTGACTGACAGCACCAGTGATGACATCTACTGTGT GGGTCTTTCTTTGTACGTGGACTGTCTCAAACACCACTTGTCGACTTGTCCCAACTCGCGCATGTTACAGTCAGGACTTCTCCAGTTCGACATCCACT gTTAA